In Roseofilum capinflatum BLCC-M114, the DNA window CTTCATGGGGTCTAGCTCCATGGCCCGATTCTCCCACGATCGTCAATTCTATCTCATCCGCCGCCGCCGTCAAAGCTCCATAGCGCACCCCAATTGAGCCAGCAGGGATAGTGGGATAGACATGAACCCCTAAAATGGCTTTCACCTCTTCCATCGCCCCTTCCTCGACCATCCAGCCCGCGCCTTTAGCAATTTCTTCCGCCGGTTGGAAAATAAATCGCACCGTACCCGGTAGGGGGATGCCCAACTCGGATAAGACCATGGCTGTGCCTAAGCCTAGAGTCGTATGCACATCATGACCGCAGGCGTGCATTACCCCGGTTTGACGAGAGGCAAATTCTAAATCGGTAGATTCATTAATCGGCAGGGCATCCATATCCGTGCGAATCGCCAAACATCCGGCCCCCGTTTCTGCTCCTGGTAATTCACCAATCACCCCGGTTTTGCCTACATCTTCTTTAACATGCAATCCGGCAGAAGACAGCACCCCAGCAACATAGGCGGCTGTTTGCCGTTCTTGGCCGCTCAGTTCGGGATGAGCATGAATATGGCGACGAATTTCAATCAGTCGGGGAGTGATGCGAGCGGTGAGGTCTTGGATTTCAGAGAGCATAGTCAAGGACAAACGGGCGGTAGACAATTTGCTTAAACTATAACAAGGAGTACCCCAGAGAACAAGGCAATTAAAAATTAAAAATTAAAAATTAAAAATGATTTTGTTGATATTGAAATGCTAAATAAACTATAAACTGATCTGAAAAATTCAAGTATCCCTATTGAATACAGTTGAGGATTTGATGACAAGTCGCCGTTTATTGATTTTATCCTGTTCTCAGGCGAAGCGATCGCAAGCAGAAGCTTTACCTGCTCTTGAGCGCTATGATGGGCCCGCTTTTCGAGTTGTACGGCGTTTCCTGAACCAACAGCCCGATCCAGCTTTGGATATCTATGTTCTCTCTGGAAAGTTTGGCTTGATTTGTAGCGATCGGTTAATTCCTAATTATGACCAGAAGATGACCCAAGCGCGATCGTTAGAGTTAAACCCATCCATTGTTACGCATTTAGAAGCGACTCTCAAGGTTCATGATTATCACAGATTACTGATTTGTGTAACCAAAAAGTATTTAAAAGCACTTAAAGGATATAGTCAAATCATTCCTGTTTCTGTTGATGTAACCCTTGCTACTGGAACCCTAGGAAGAAAACTGTCGGTATTACGCCAGTGGCTTTATGGTGAGTCTTTGCAATTTTTAGAACCGGTAATTAATGAACAGACTCCAGCTACAGTCTATTTCAAAGGAGTTGAGCTAAAGTTAGCGGATGTAAATTTTTCTGAAGTTGCCCGTCAAGCTTTGGCACAAGGAAAAGGAAAACCCTATAATTATCAGACATGGTATATTTTGATTGACGATCAAAGGATTTCTCCCAAATGGTTGGTTAGTCAATTAACCGGGTTCCCCGTAAGTTCCTTTCACTCCCAAGCTGCTCGGCGACTTTTGCGACAACTTGGCATTCCAGTTTATTGTGATTTATAACCAATGACAGAACCAGAACAGTTAAACCTATTTACACATGAACAGTTGACAGCTATGACTCAACAGGCTGTAGAAGACAAAATTCAAAAACAGCCTCATATTTTAATAAAACTACAAGAAAATGCTTTAAAGGTAGCTACAAATGCAAGGGATAACTACTTTAAGAATACAGCACAATTAATATCTTTTTTACAGCAAAAGAATCAAGACAATCATCTTTTTAAAATCAATCATGTTGAGAACCCTTCCTGGAGTAATTTCCAAAATGAAATAGTTACTTTTATTGATGGCGGTGTTGGTCAAATTGACATGAACAGTCCAGTACCTATATTAATCAGGGTTGGTTCGTACAAAGTAAAAACAGGAGAACATGATATCTCTAAAAGAGAGGAATTCACTTACTATCCGATCATTTTTGGTGATTTAGAGGGTGGAAGTAAAGAACGCAAAGATTTTGTAGATATCGTGAGAATTACTTCTGAACTTTTAGGCGCAATTGCAGCTTTAGAAAGAACTCCTGACTTAAAGGTATTAATGATTCATGGGCCATTAGTTTATATGATGAATGCTTATGCTGGACATACTCCTTTCACAGAAAAAGATATCGATCTATTTTTAGGACATTATAAAGGCTCTGAACAATTTGCTCAAAAACTCAAGAATGATTTTTTGAAAGATGCAAAAGATTTTTATTATTATAATTGTACCGATCGTGACAATCCTGAAGATCGCCAAGATTTTTTGAATAAAAGATTATTTGAGCCGCTAAGTTGGATTTCCTTTCTTTATCAGAGACTCATTAGAGAAGCCCACAATAAAAAAAGAAAAATAAAACCAATCATCATGGGAGTAGTTGAACGTAATAATCTGCGAGAATTTAGCTTCAATTTGTTCAATAAAATATTTGATGATTTATATAAAGTAAATCAGGAAGGTTATTTTAATAATTTATATGGTCGGACAGATCTAAATAACACACATATTTTTCTAGAACGCTTGGGTTATACAGATACTCTCCTTTTGTCAATGCTTCTTGAAAAACAAGAATTTTCGGAACCTTTGGTAATTAAGAGTAAATATGAAAACCTTGGTCAAGGCCATATATGTTTCCCGAATGAATCTACTAAAAGAAAATTTAACTGGTCACCCCTAAAGCCATCGAATCGAAAAAAAGGTTTTCCTAAAATAACGGCTTTTTACCTAAAAGTTTCAGAGACAACTGAACCAATTAGAATTGAAGTATTTAATGATTTAGGTAAAGAGCAAGTTTTAGAAGCAGCTAAACGAGTATATCTTTATAGCCAACTGCTACCTGGTTATGGTTTTCCGGTTGGTTTGGATGTTGTCGATAAATATGCCAAAATTCCTAAATGGATGACTGATGCTTATGCCAAACAAATTCAATACCACTTGGCTGTTAGTTTACAAACGGGTCAAATAACAGACGAGCAAATGCGTCAACTATTAATCCAATCTATTTATATGACTAAAAGGGATTGGCTATTCCGTCCTAATGTCTAATGTTTTCTGATACTTCAAAAATAGTAATTAGGCACAAAAACATACAAAATGAGGATACGATTATGACTAGCAATAATAATTATGTAGGAACTCTTGTTGGCGAAAGTACCAGTAGTGAGTTTCGTTTAGCTGTAACACCCGAAACAATTCAAGAACAGGACAT includes these proteins:
- a CDS encoding M20 family metallopeptidase translates to MLSEIQDLTARITPRLIEIRRHIHAHPELSGQERQTAAYVAGVLSSAGLHVKEDVGKTGVIGELPGAETGAGCLAIRTDMDALPINESTDLEFASRQTGVMHACGHDVHTTLGLGTAMVLSELGIPLPGTVRFIFQPAEEIAKGAGWMVEEGAMEEVKAILGVHVYPTIPAGSIGVRYGALTAAADEIELTIVGESGHGARPHEAKDAIWIAAQVITSLQQAISRTQNPLRPVVLSFGQISGGRAHNVIADQVRLTGTVRSLHPETSAQLPEWIEGIVKSICDCYGATYEFSYRRLVPSVQNDLNITQLIEKAAKEALGGDRVINLLEPSLGAEDFSLYLDHAPGSMFRLGVAHAHKTNYPLHHPKFEVDESAIAIGVITLAYAAALYWQPEKSGK
- a CDS encoding DUF6884 domain-containing protein produces the protein MTSRRLLILSCSQAKRSQAEALPALERYDGPAFRVVRRFLNQQPDPALDIYVLSGKFGLICSDRLIPNYDQKMTQARSLELNPSIVTHLEATLKVHDYHRLLICVTKKYLKALKGYSQIIPVSVDVTLATGTLGRKLSVLRQWLYGESLQFLEPVINEQTPATVYFKGVELKLADVNFSEVARQALAQGKGKPYNYQTWYILIDDQRISPKWLVSQLTGFPVSSFHSQAARRLLRQLGIPVYCDL
- a CDS encoding DNA double-strand break repair nuclease NurA, which produces MTEPEQLNLFTHEQLTAMTQQAVEDKIQKQPHILIKLQENALKVATNARDNYFKNTAQLISFLQQKNQDNHLFKINHVENPSWSNFQNEIVTFIDGGVGQIDMNSPVPILIRVGSYKVKTGEHDISKREEFTYYPIIFGDLEGGSKERKDFVDIVRITSELLGAIAALERTPDLKVLMIHGPLVYMMNAYAGHTPFTEKDIDLFLGHYKGSEQFAQKLKNDFLKDAKDFYYYNCTDRDNPEDRQDFLNKRLFEPLSWISFLYQRLIREAHNKKRKIKPIIMGVVERNNLREFSFNLFNKIFDDLYKVNQEGYFNNLYGRTDLNNTHIFLERLGYTDTLLLSMLLEKQEFSEPLVIKSKYENLGQGHICFPNESTKRKFNWSPLKPSNRKKGFPKITAFYLKVSETTEPIRIEVFNDLGKEQVLEAAKRVYLYSQLLPGYGFPVGLDVVDKYAKIPKWMTDAYAKQIQYHLAVSLQTGQITDEQMRQLLIQSIYMTKRDWLFRPNV